A stretch of Microtus pennsylvanicus isolate mMicPen1 chromosome 5, mMicPen1.hap1, whole genome shotgun sequence DNA encodes these proteins:
- the Nlrp10 gene encoding NACHT, LRR and PYD domains-containing protein 10 — protein MALAQASSPREALLWALNDLEENSFKTLKFHLRDMTQFHLARGELEGLSRVELASKLISMYGAQEAVRVVSRSLQAMNLMELVDYLGQVCLNDYRKIYREHVRCLEERPDWGVNSSSNNELLLVSRSGPGSSGSPSRSDLQQELGPIRIEALFAPEAESYSAPPIVVMQGSAGTGKTTLVKKLVQDWAKGTLYPGRFDYVFYVSCREVVLLPECDLSNLICWCCGDDQAPVTEILKQPERLLFVLDGYDELQKSSRAERVLHILIRRREVPCSLLVTTRPPALQSLEPMLGERRHVHVLGFSEEERKNYFNSYFMDKEQARNALEFVQNNDVLYKACQVPGICWVVCSWLKRKMAGGQEVSETPNNSTDIFTAYVSAFLPTDGNGDSSELIRHRVLRSLCSLAAEGIQHQRLLFEEDVLRKHSLDGASLTAFLNSIDYREGLGIKKLYSFRHVSFQEFFYAMSFLVKEDQSQLGKATRREVAKLVEQESSEEMTLSLQFLSDMLKTDGTLSLGLKFYLRIAPSVRQDLEYFKEKIEAIKYNRSWDLEFSLYESKIKNLTQGIQVKDVTINIQRSDEKRPSKERLFSVKGSFGKGRVQSPLLRTNASMKKQKGASTGKSRGAEESAQMVKNSRLASTEKGRTEIKGQEGGGTGEWGRTES, from the exons ATGGCCTTGGCACAAGCCAGCAGCCCCCGGGAGGCGTTGCTCTGGGCCTTGAATGATCTTGAGGAGAACAGTTTCAAGACGCTGAAGTTCCACTTACGGGATATGACCCAGTTTCATCTGGCCCGAGGGGAACTGGAGGGTCTGAGTCGGGTGGAGCTCGCATCAAAACTGATTTCGATGTATGGAGCCCAGGAAGCTGTGAGAGTTGTGAGCAGGAGCTTGCAGGCCATGAACTTGATGGAACTTGTGGACTACCTCGGCCAGGTTTGTCTGAATG ATTACAGGAAAATCTACAGAGAGCACGTGCGCTGCTTGGAGGAGAGGCCAGATTGGGGTgttaacagcagcagcaacaacgaGCTGCTCCTGGTTTCCAGGTCCGGTCCAGGGAGTTCTGGATCACCTTCCCGTTCGGACCTGCAACAGGAGTTGGGTCCAATCAGGATAGAGGCTTTATTTGCTCCAGAGGCGGAGTCCTACTCAGCCCCTCCCATAGTCGTGATGCAAGGATCTGCAGGCACCGGGAAGACGACACTGGTCAAAAAACTGGTGCAGGATTGGGCCAAAGGGACCCTGTATCCAGGCCGTTTCGATTATGTTTTCTATGTGAGCTGCAGAGAAGTGGTCCTGCTGCCCGAGTGTGATCTGTCCAACCTCATCTGCTGGTGCTGCGGAGATGACCAAGCCCCAGTCACGGAGATTCTGAAGCAGCCTGAGCGGCTCCTGTTCGTCCTCGATGGCTATGACGAGTTACAGAAGTCCAGTCGTGCGGAGCGTGTACTACACATTCTCATTAGGAGAAGGGAGGTACCATGCTCCCTCCTCGTTACCACTCGGCCGCCGGCTTTGCAGAGTCTGGAACCCATGCTAGGTGAAAGGCGACATGTCCATGTCTTAGGCTTCtctgaggaggagaggaagaattaTTTCAACTCCTATTTTATGGATAAGGAGCAAGCGAGAAATGCCCTTGAGTTTGTGCAAAACAATGATGTACTTTACAAAGCATGCCAGGTTCCGGGCATTTGCTGGGTGGTCTGCTCCTGGCTGAAGAGGAAGATGGCAGGAGGCCAGGAAGTCTCAGAGACACCTAACAATAGTACAGATATCTTCACTGCTTATGTGTCTGCCTTCCTGCCCACTGATGGCAATGGGGACAGCTCTGAGCTCATCCGGCACAGGGTCCTGAGGAGTCTGTGCAGCTTGGCAGCTGAGGGGATCCAGCACCAGAGGCTGCTATTCGAAGAAGACGTCCTAAGGAAGCACAGCTTAGATGGCGCCAGCCTTACCGCCTTCCTGAACAGCATCGACTACCGCGAGGGGCTCGGCATCAAGAAGCTCTACAGCTTTCGCCACGTCAGCTTCCAGGAATTTTTCTATGCCATGTCCTTCCTCGTGAAGGAGGACCAGAGTCAACTGGGGAAGGCAACACGCAGAGAGGTGGCGAAGCTGGTGGAGCAGGAGAGCTCTGAGGAGATGACCCTCAGCCTGCAGTTCTTGTCTGACATGTTGAAAACAGACGGCACTTTGAGCCTGGGGCTGAAGTTCTACCTCAGAATTGCTCCCTCTGTAAGGCAGGATCTggagtattttaaagaaaaaatagaagccATAAAGTACAACAGGTCATGGGATCTGGAATTCTCTCTCTATGAATCTAAAATAAAGAACCTTACACAAGGTATCCAGGTGAAAGATGTCACCATCAATATTCAACGTTCAGATGAAAAGAGACCCTCCAAGGAGAGGCTGTTTTCAGTGAAAGGCAGCTTTGGGAAGGGGCGGGTACAAAGTCCTCTCTTGAGAACCAACGCTAGCATGAAGAAACAAAAGGGGGCTTCTACTGGGAAAAGCAGAGGGGCAGAGGAGTCTGCCCAGATGGTTAAAAACAGTAGACTGGCAAGTACAGAAAAGGGGCGTACAGAGATAAAGGGTCAGGAGGGTGGGGGGACGGGAgaatggggaaggacagagagttAA
- the Eif3f gene encoding eukaryotic translation initiation factor 3 subunit F: MASPTVPASVPAATAAATPAPAATAAPAAAPTAPTPAPAPAATPAAAPAPASSSDSTAATPAAPGQTPASTPAPAQTPAPSQPGPALPGPFPGGRVVRLHPVILASIVDSYERRNEGAARVIGTLLGTVDKHSVEVTNCFSVPHNESEDEVAVDMEFAKNMYELHKKVSPNELILGWYATGHDITEHSVLIHEYYSREAPNPIHLTVDTGLQNGRMSIKAYVSTLMGVPGRTMGVMFTPLTVKYAYYDTERIGVDLIMKTCFSPNRVIGLSSDLQQVGGASARIQDALSTVLQYAEDVLSGKVSADNTVGRFLMSLVNQVPKIVPDDFETMLNSNINDLLMVTYLANLTQSQIALNEKLVNL, translated from the exons ATGGCATCCCCGACCGTACCGGCGAGTGTTCCTGCTGCCACTGCGGCCGCAACCCCTGCGCCGGCTGCCACCGCAGCCCCGGCTGCCGCCCCGACAGCGCCCACGCCGGCTCCGGCGCCGGCTGCGACTCCCGCTGCCGCCCCGGCTCCTGCCTCGTCCTCCGACTCTACGGCCGCTACGCCTGCCGCTCCGGGCCAAACCCCGGCCTCCACGCCAGCCCCTGCGCAGACGCCGGCGCCTTCACAGCCCGGGCCCGCCCTCCCGGGGCCTTTCCCCGGCGGCCGCGTGGTCAGACTGCACCCGGTCATTTTGGCCTCCATCGTGGACAGCTACGAGAGACGCAACGAGGGAGCTGCCCGGGTTATCGGCACCCTACTGG GAACTGTTGACAAGCACTCAGTGGAAGTCACCAACTGCTTTTCAGTGCCGCACAACGAGTCAGAAGATGAA GTGGCTGTTGACATGGAGTTTGCTAAGAATATGTATGAATTGCACAAAAAAGTTTCCCCAAATGAGCTCATCCTAGGCTG GTATGCGACAGGCCATGACATCACAGAACATTCTGTGCTGATCCATGAATACTACAGCCGGGAGGCCCCAAACCCCATTCACCTCACTGTGGACACAGGTCTGCAGAATGGGCGCATGAGCATCAAGGCTTATGTCAG cACATTAATGGGTGTCCCTGGGAGGACCATGGGAGTGATGTTCACACCTCTCACAGTGAAGTATGCATACTATGACACCGAACGCATTGGCG TCGATCTCATCATGAAGACATGTTTTAGCCCCAACCGGGTGATTGGACTCTCAAGTGACCTACAGCAAGTGGGAGGGGCCTCAGCTCGCATCCAGGATGCTCTGAGCACTGTGCTGCAGTATGCTGAGGATGTGCTG TCTGGAAAAGTGTCTGCTGACAACACTGTGGGCCGCTTCTTGATGAGCCTGGTTAATCAAGTACCCAAGATCGTTCCTGATGACTTTGAGACCATGCTCAACAGCAACATCAAT GACCTGCTGATGGTGACCTACCTGGCCAACCTCACCCAGTCACAGATTGCCCTCAACGAGAAACTTGTAAACCTGTGA